A genomic window from Helicobacter pylori includes:
- the apt gene encoding adenine phosphoribosyltransferase produces the protein MNETLKQELLQNIREVKDYPKKGILFKDITTLLNYPKLFNKLIDALKKRYAPLNVDFIVGIEARGFILGSALAYALGVGFVPVRKKGKLPAHTLSQSYSLEYGNDSIEIHSDAFRGVKGVRVVLIDDLLATGGTALASLELIKALQAECIEACFLIGLKELPGLQLLEERVKTFCLLEC, from the coding sequence ATGAATGAAACGCTCAAACAAGAACTTTTACAAAACATTAGAGAAGTGAAAGATTACCCCAAAAAAGGGATTTTGTTTAAAGATATTACCACGCTACTCAACTACCCTAAACTTTTTAACAAACTCATTGATGCACTCAAAAAACGCTACGCCCCTCTCAATGTGGATTTTATCGTGGGTATTGAAGCGAGAGGGTTTATTTTAGGATCGGCTCTCGCTTATGCACTTGGGGTGGGTTTTGTGCCTGTGAGGAAAAAGGGCAAACTCCCTGCACACACCCTGTCTCAAAGCTACAGCCTAGAATATGGGAACGATAGTATAGAAATCCACTCTGACGCTTTTAGGGGGGTTAAGGGGGTAAGGGTGGTGTTGATTGATGATTTATTAGCCACTGGAGGCACGGCTTTAGCGAGCCTTGAACTTATCAAAGCCTTACAAGCTGAATGCATAGAAGCATGCTTTTTGATAGGCTTAAAAGAATTACCGGGCCTCCAACTTTTAGAAGAACGAGTGAAAACTTTTTGTTTGTTAGAGTGCTAA